In Chryseobacterium oryzae, the genomic stretch TTTTATGCTGATATTCACTCAAATTCGCACCTTCAAAACGAATGTTTCTCTTAAAAACAGCCAATTTGGTGAGTGGGAAATTTTCCAGTTCAACTTCTACGTGAATGTTTTCTACAGTCCACTCTTTTCGGTCTATATACATCCTCAAAGTCGCCGCAGTACAGCTTGCCAAAGAAGTTGCAAGAATTTCAAAAGGGTTGAAACCTTTATTCTGACCGCCTTTGTCCAAAGGCTCGTCGGTAATAATTCTATTTTCGCCAGCAATAACTTCGGTATAATATTTTGTAGTTCCTAAACTTGCTTTTACAGTTACAGACATGGTTTTAAAAAAATTAATTTTAAAAATGTATGAGAAAAAAGAAATCTGATATTTCTTGTGAGAGAATATCAGATTTCGAATATATGTTTATTTTAAAGGAATATTGGCAAGGATATCTTTCGTGAAATCCCAAAATTTCTGTGTAGAAGAAATATTGGCTCTTTCGTCTGGCGAATGTGCTCCTCTAATGGTTGGTCCGAAACTTACCATTTCCATTTCCGGGTAATTTGCACCGATAATTCCGCACTCTAAACCTGCATGACAAGCCACTACATGAGGTTTTTTGCTGAATTTTTCTGTGTAAATTTTCTCCATGAGCTGAACAATTTCCGAACCTGGTTTTGGTTTCCATCCTGGATAAGAACCGCTGAATTCTACATTCATTCCGGCTAACTCTGCCACAGATTTCAGCTGATTAGCGACTGATATTTTAGATGATTCTACAGATGATCTGGATAAATTTAAAATTTTTAAATCTCCGTTTTTCAACTCTACTCTTGCAACGTTATTGGATGCTTCTACCAAATCCTGTACATCTGGGCTCATTCTGTAAACACCGTTGTGAAGAGCATTCAATGTTAAAATAATTTTTTTAGAATCTGTTTCCGAAATGGCTTTTTCTGTATTGGTTGTAAGCTCAATATTGATCTGAAGAGCCTGTTCTATGGAAGCAAATTCTTCTAAAATTTCTTTTTTTAAACCATTAGAAATATTTTCTATGTACTCGTTGGCATTTCTTACCGAAATTATAGCAAAAGCTTCTCTCGGAATAGCATTTCTAAGACTTCCGCCATCAACAGAAACCAACTGAATGTTTTGATTGTTGAGTCCTTCGTTTAAAAATCTTCCCAAAATAATGTTGGAATTTCCAAATCCTTTATGGATGTCCATTCCGGAATGACCGCCCTGCAAACCTTTTACTTCAATTCTTACAAACTGGCCTTTAGCTTCTTCAACAGAATAGGTTTGGGTAATGGTAACATCAATTCCACCTGCACAGCCAATATCGATTTCATCATCTTCTTCGGTATCAAGATTCAGT encodes the following:
- a CDS encoding OsmC family protein, which codes for MSVTVKASLGTTKYYTEVIAGENRIITDEPLDKGGQNKGFNPFEILATSLASCTAATLRMYIDRKEWTVENIHVEVELENFPLTKLAVFKRNIRFEGANLSEYQHKRLNAIADACPVHKMLTNEIEIQTKFS
- a CDS encoding aminoacyl-histidine dipeptidase, giving the protein MELSNIEPQIIWKNFSKLNAVPRPSKKEEKVIAFIKEFGENLGLETTVDETGNVIIKKPATSGMENRKPIVMQSHLDMVCQKNNDVNFDFETQGIQMEVDGDWVKAKGTTLGADNGLGVATIMSILESSDIPHPDLEALFTIDEETGMTGALGLKPGQLTGNILLNLDTEEDDEIDIGCAGGIDVTITQTYSVEEAKGQFVRIEVKGLQGGHSGMDIHKGFGNSNIILGRFLNEGLNNQNIQLVSVDGGSLRNAIPREAFAIISVRNANEYIENISNGLKKEILEEFASIEQALQINIELTTNTEKAISETDSKKIILTLNALHNGVYRMSPDVQDLVEASNNVARVELKNGDLKILNLSRSSVESSKISVANQLKSVAELAGMNVEFSGSYPGWKPKPGSEIVQLMEKIYTEKFSKKPHVVACHAGLECGIIGANYPEMEMVSFGPTIRGAHSPDERANISSTQKFWDFTKDILANIPLK